The sequence ATAATTGCGGCAAGGCGCTCGATATCGCCCGCCAGGCCCGCGACATGCATGGCGGCAACGGCATCTCGGCCGAATTTCCGGTCATGCGCCACATGGTGAACCTCGAGACGGTGAACACCTACGAGGGCACGCACGACATTCACGCGCTGATCCTCGGCCGCGCCATCACCGGGCATCAGGCGTTCTTCTGAGGGCGGGCTCCCTCAACCGTCATCCCGGACGGCGAAGGCCGATCCGGGATCGTATCCCCATTGGCGAGCGATCCCGGCTCTCCGGCTTCGCCTTCGGCCGGGATGACGTCGCAAGATCAGTGTTCGGAAGATCGGTCTTGGGCAGATCAGTCCTCGACCGCCAGCGCCGCAATCGCCATTTCGGCGGTGGCGGGGTTGAGTGCCAGCGGGATGTCGTAGACCAGCGCCACGCGCATCAGCGCCTTCACGTCAACATCGTGCGGCTGGGCGGTGAGCGGATCGACGAAGAACACCAGCGCGCGGACCTTCCCCTCGGCGATCAGCGCGCCGATCTGCTGGTCGCCGCCGAGCGGCCCGCTCTTGAGCCGTGTCAGCTGCAATTCCGGGCAGGCGTCGAGGATGCGCCCGCCGGTGGTGCCGGTGGCGACGATCGGGAAGCGGGCGAGCACATGGCGATGGGCGAGGGCCCACGCGACCATCTCGTCCTTCTTGCTGTCATGGGCGACAAGGGCGAGCAGCCCCGGGTCCCGCGCGGCGCCAGCGTTCATGAGCGGCGGCTCATATGTTGTACATCAGGTCGACATTGGGGGCTTCGGCGAAGGTGATCATGTCCTGCAGCGACAGGCGGTCGAGAATGTCCGACATGGCGTCGCGCACCTTGCTCATGGTGATGCGCACCGAACAGGTCGCGAGATCCTCGCAGTCCTGGCAGGGGACATAGGCGCTCTTGCTGGCGCAACCGATCGGGGCCAGCGGTCCATCCAGCGTGCGGATGATGTGGCCGATGCGGATCTCGCGCGGGGTGCGCGCGAGCGCATAGCCGCCGCCCGGCCCCTTCTTGGAGCGCAGCATGCCGGCATTGCGCAGTTCAAGCAGGATCGCGTCGAGGAACTTCTTCGGTATGTTGTTGGCTGTGGCGATTTCCTGGCCCATCGCGCTCGAACCGGGCTCGAGCCTCGCGAGGAAAAGCATCGCCTTCAGGCCGTATTTGCCCTTGTTGGTCAGCATGTCCGCACATCATCCAGCATGCGTGGCAAGAGCGAATCCCCCGCAATTGATACGCTATATAGATGGTAGATCAGCCGAACTTTTACCAGAAACCGTAATTCGGCACCGCTGAGTCAGCCTGCGGAACCGGCGGCAACCGTCACCGGCGCTGCGACCTGTTCGTCGCGGAAGGGATGCGCGAAAAGTACGGCGCCGATGACCGCACCATAGGCCAATGCAAACAGCAGCGTGTCGCGATAGCGGCGGATGCCGGCCTTGGCCATGGGTCCCTCTCCGGTGAGGGTATTAATCTATCGATAATATAGAATTTGTAAACCCCTCAGGCGGGGAGCGTCGCCGCGGCCTCGAAGGCGGCCGTGAAGGCGGCCACGCGGCGGTCGATGCGGATGTCCGAGGCGCGCAGCGGCCGGGCCAGCGACAGCCCCTCCAGCGAGCGGGCGCGCGACAGCGCGACATAGGCCTGACCGGCGGCGAAGGCGCCGCTGTCGAAGTCGATGCGCACGTCCTCAAGGGTCAGGCCCTGCGCCTTGTGCACCGTCACCGCCCAGGCCGGCACGAGAGGAAGCTGGCTGTAGCTGCCGACCACCTTGGCCGCCACCTTGCCCGTCGCCTCGTCCCAGTCGTAGCGGATACGCTCCCAGCTTGTGCGCTCGATCTCGACGATCCCCGCCCCGTCGAGCCGGACATAGGCGCGGTCCGGGGCGAGGCCGGTGACGGTGCCGACCGAGCCGTTGACCCATTGCTTCTCGGGGTCGTTGCGCACCGTCATCACCCGCGCGCCGACCTTCAGCGCCAGCGCCTCCGGCACCGGCAGGCGGTCATTGGCGAGGTCGAACTCGCCCTCGCTCTTGCCCTCATAAAGCCGGCCCTCGTCGTAGAGCGCCTCGAGGCCGCGCCGGTTATAGGCGTCGACGCGCATATTGGTCGGCGCCAGCACGACCGGGATGCGGCCGGGCCGGTGCTCGCGGAACGAGGCCTCGTTGATGGCGGCGACCGCCTCATGCACGTAGCGGCCCATGCGCAGCTCGGCGAGATGCTCGACGAAATAGGCGTCGGTCTGGCGATGCACCTGCAGGAAGGGCAGCCGCGCCGGCTCCACCTCCCGCAGCACGCGGGCGTCGAAGGCGAAAGGCCCCTCATAGCCGAGATGGCCGAGGATCTCGCGCTCGGCCGTGGGCACCACCGGCGGCAGTTGCAGGAAGTCGCCGACCAGCACCACCTGCACGCCGCCGAAGGGCTCGGGATTGCCGCGCGCGATGCGCAGGCTACGGTCCACCGCGTCGAGCACATCCGCCCGCACCATGGAAATCTCGTCGATGACCAGCCGTTCCAGCTTCTTCATCAGCGTGCGCTTTGGCGAGCGCGGCTTGACCTGATCAGGGTCGACGAGGCGCGGCGGCAGGCCGAAGAAGGAATGGATGGTCTGCCCGCCAAGCTGGAGGGCGGCGACGCCGGTCGGGGCGAGGAAGGCCTGCCGGCTGCCGCCATGCCGCCGAAGCGTGTGCAGGAAGGTCGTCTTGCCGGTGCCCGCGCCGCCCAGCACCATCACCACGGGCGCGCCCTGGCCCACCACGGTGAGCGGGCCGGCGAAGGCCTCCACGGGGACCGAGGGACGAATCGGCAGGGCGGGTGTCTCGTTCATCGGCGCAATGGAGCACAGGCGGGCGGGAAGGGCGACATCACCCGCGCCGTGGCGTTGTTCGTCATCCCGGACGGCCTGCGGCCGATCCGGGATCGCTCGCCGTCGTGGAACGCGATCCCGGCTCTCCGGCTCCGCCTTCGGCCGGGATGACGGAGGCCAGAGCGGCGTACCCTCAGTGCAACTTGATCAGCGCCAGCCCGGCAACGATCAGCACGGCGGCGAGGATGCGCTCGCGGCGCAGTGGCTCGTGCAGCACCACGACCGCGATGACGGCGCCGAACAGCACGCTGGATTCGCGCACCGCCGCGACGAGGCCGATGGGTGCCTTGGTCATCGCCCAGATCGAGATCGAGTAGGCGGCGAGCGACATCGCCCCGCCGGCAAGGCCCGGCCCGATGAAGGAGAGCGTCGGCGCCAGCGCGCGCGGTCCCTTCCAGGCGAGGCCGAACAGGGTGATGACCACGCTGTCGGCGACGAACAGCCAGGCGGAATAGAGGTGCGGGCTGCTGGCGGCGCGGGCGCCGAGCCCGTCCACCAGCGTATAGGCCGTGATGGAGAGCCCGCACATCAGCGCGAGGCGCAGCGCCGTGCGGTCGATGGCGGCCAGGCCTGCGCGCCGCCAGGCGATGGTGAGGATGCCCAGCGCCAGCAGCGCCACGCCGAGGAAGCCCTGCGCGTCCACCGCCTCGCCCACCAGCGTCACCGACAGGATGGTGGTGAGCAGCGGCGCGCTGCCGCGCGCCAGCGGGTAGACCAGCCCCATGTCGGCGCGCCGGTAGGCCCCGCTCAGCGTCAGGTAATAGACGAGATGGATGAGGACCGAGGCGAGGATCCAGGGCCAGACATGCGGTTCCGGCAGGCCGAAATAGAGCGCCGCCGGCAGCGCGATGACGCCGCAGGCGGCATTGATCAGCACCACGGCGAGGAACGGGTCGAGCCGGATCTTCAGCACCGCGTTCCAGCCCGCGTGCATCGCGGCGGCGGCGATGACGGCGAGGAAGACGCTGGGTTCCATGGAACGGCCCGGCCGGAGGGAAGCGCAAGCGGCAGGCTTTAGCCGATTCCGCCGGCGATGCCGAGCGTGGCGAAGCCGGGCGGCACCCAACGGGCATGGCGCCGTCCGCGCTCCCGGAAGTGCCGGGACGGAAAGGGCCGCGCCGGGGCGCGACCCTCGAAATCGTGGCTTGTCCTCGCTCAGACCCCGAGCTGGGTGACGAACTTGGTGTTCACATAGGCTTCCATCGCCTCGGTGCCGCCTTCCGAGCCGTAGCCGGAATCCTTGATGCCGCCGAACGGCACTTCGGGGAGGGCGAGGCCGTGATGGTTGATCGACACC comes from Ancylobacter sp. TS-1 and encodes:
- a CDS encoding ATP-dependent RecD-like DNA helicase, yielding MNETPALPIRPSVPVEAFAGPLTVVGQGAPVVMVLGGAGTGKTTFLHTLRRHGGSRQAFLAPTGVAALQLGGQTIHSFFGLPPRLVDPDQVKPRSPKRTLMKKLERLVIDEISMVRADVLDAVDRSLRIARGNPEPFGGVQVVLVGDFLQLPPVVPTAEREILGHLGYEGPFAFDARVLREVEPARLPFLQVHRQTDAYFVEHLAELRMGRYVHEAVAAINEASFREHRPGRIPVVLAPTNMRVDAYNRRGLEALYDEGRLYEGKSEGEFDLANDRLPVPEALALKVGARVMTVRNDPEKQWVNGSVGTVTGLAPDRAYVRLDGAGIVEIERTSWERIRYDWDEATGKVAAKVVGSYSQLPLVPAWAVTVHKAQGLTLEDVRIDFDSGAFAAGQAYVALSRARSLEGLSLARPLRASDIRIDRRVAAFTAAFEAAATLPA
- a CDS encoding EamA family transporter; this encodes MEPSVFLAVIAAAAMHAGWNAVLKIRLDPFLAVVLINAACGVIALPAALYFGLPEPHVWPWILASVLIHLVYYLTLSGAYRRADMGLVYPLARGSAPLLTTILSVTLVGEAVDAQGFLGVALLALGILTIAWRRAGLAAIDRTALRLALMCGLSITAYTLVDGLGARAASSPHLYSAWLFVADSVVITLFGLAWKGPRALAPTLSFIGPGLAGGAMSLAAYSISIWAMTKAPIGLVAAVRESSVLFGAVIAVVVLHEPLRRERILAAVLIVAGLALIKLH
- a CDS encoding Rrf2 family transcriptional regulator; protein product: MLTNKGKYGLKAMLFLARLEPGSSAMGQEIATANNIPKKFLDAILLELRNAGMLRSKKGPGGGYALARTPREIRIGHIIRTLDGPLAPIGCASKSAYVPCQDCEDLATCSVRITMSKVRDAMSDILDRLSLQDMITFAEAPNVDLMYNI
- a CDS encoding methylglyoxal synthase; this encodes MNAGAARDPGLLALVAHDSKKDEMVAWALAHRHVLARFPIVATGTTGGRILDACPELQLTRLKSGPLGGDQQIGALIAEGKVRALVFFVDPLTAQPHDVDVKALMRVALVYDIPLALNPATAEMAIAALAVED